In Acidimicrobiales bacterium, the sequence GGAGAAGCTGGCCGCGGTCGTCACCGGCTCCGATCCGATGGACGTGCCGTCGGTCAACGAGGCGATGGCGCGGGCGTGTCGCAACCTGGGCCGGCCCGGCCTGGTCGCGTGCGCCATCTCGGCCGTCGATACCGCGGCGTGGGACCTCAAGGCCCGCCTGATGGGAGTCCCGCTGGCGGACCTCTTCGGCCGCTGCTGCCCGGCGGTGCCGATCTACGGCAGCGGTGGCTTCACGACCTACGACGACGACACCACCCGGGCCCAGCTCGAGCGCTGGGTGGGGGAGTGGCGGATCCCCCGGGTCAAGATCAAGATCGGAGAGTCGTGGGGCACCCGACCCGGGCGCGACCTCCACCGCGTCGACCTCACCCGCCGCACCGTCGGATCGGACGTCGAGGTGTACGTCGACGCCAACGGGGGCTACACCCGCAAGCAGGCGGTGCGCATGGGCCGGCGGATGGAGGAGGACAGCGGGGTCGTCTGGTTCGAGGAGCCGGTGTCGTCCGACGACCTCACCGGGCTGGCCCACATCCGGGCGGCGTGCGGCCTCGACGTGGCGGCGGGGGAGTACGGCTACCACCTCCCGTACTTCGCCCAGATGGTGGACGCCGGCGCCGTGGACTGCCTCCAGGTCGACGTCACCCGCTGTGGGGGCTACACGGACTGGCTGCGCGCCGCCGCCCTGGCCGCCGGCCACGGCCTGCAGGTGTCGGGTCACTGCGCTCCCAACCTGCACGCCCCGGTGGCCATCGCCGTGGCGAACCTTCGTCATCTGGAGTACTTCCACGATCACCACCGCATCGAGAACATGCTCTTCGACGGGGCCCTCGATCCCTCCGGCGGTGACCTGGTGCCCCGGTCCGACGGGCCCGGTCACGGCCTCACCCTGAAGGCGGCCGACGCCGAGCGCTACCGCAAGGGTTAGGCGCGCCCTAGCGTCGGGGCATGCCCGACCGCTACCTCAGGCCCAGCTGGTTCACCAAGAGGATCTTCAACGGCGCCGTGGCGTCCCTGGCCCGCGTCGGGGTCAGCGTGATGGGGTCCCGGATCCTCACCGTGCGCGGCCGGACGACCGGTGCGGACCGGTCGATCCCGGTCAATCTGCTGACCTACGGCGGCCAGCGGTACCTCGTGGCCCCGCGTGGGACGACCCAGTGGGTGCGCAACCTGCGCGCCGCCGGGGAGGGTCGGCTCCGGGTCGGGCGCCGGGTCGAGGCCTTCCGGGCCGACGAGGTTCCCGACGACGAGAAGACCGAGATCCTTCGCGCCTACCTTCGCCGCTGGCGGTTCGAGGTCGGGGCGTTCTTCCAGGGGGTCGGGCCCAAGTCCCCGGACGGGGAACTGCGCCGGATCGCGCCCGACCACCCCGTCTTCCGGGTCACGGGCGGGTCGCGGTGAGCGCCGCCTCGGCCTGGGCCAGGCTCGAGACCACCAGCACCGGCCCGCGGTACCCGGACCCCAGCACGCCGCCGGCCTCTCCCTGAGGGACCAGAAGGACGGAGGCGCCGGCGCCGGCCGCCCCGGTCGCCTTGATCACGACCCAGCCGACGGCGCCCACCTGGCCGGCGGGGTCCAGGGTGCCGGTGGCGGCCACGGCGCGCCCGTGGGCCAGGTCCCGCCCGAGGAGGTCGCTCACCGCCAGGGCGTAGACGAGACCGGCCGACGGGCCGGTCAGGCCGCGGTCGCGGATCCGGACCCGCACCCGGCGGGGGTCGAGGCCGGCCAGGCGGATGGCGGCGGCCACGGCGGTCCCCCGGCTGGCCAGGTACTGACGGCGGCCGATCCGCTCGGCCGCCGCCTCCTGGGAGGCAGACAGGGCCGGGCCGGCCGACACCGTGGTCCTACCGGTGAGGAAGGCGGCGACCGTCCCCGCCAGGTCGGGCCGGGAGACGCTGATCCAGAGCAGCAGGTAGTGACCGTCGGCCGGATGGGTGGGGACCCCGGAGATGGCGATGTCGGAGACGACGTCAAGCGGGCGCCCGGCTGTCACCACCGCCACCGGTGGGTGGTAGGCGATGAGAGCCACGAGCGTCAGGGCCCCGGCCCCGGCCGCCGCCCCCCGCCTCCACCACGGGCTCAACCTCCGCACCGGGGCGCGGCCCGGGGCCGCCGGGCTCTCCTGGCCCGCGGTCGCGCAGGTGATCACGGCCACGGCGTCGCGCAGGGTCAGGATCCGCCCCGGGCGGGGCGACGTGACCGGCCAGACCCCGGCGGGCCGGCGCTTCTCGGCGGCGGGGCCACGACGTGACCAGCCGGGAGGCAGTCCCACGCGGTGCCACTCGGCCCGGCCCTGCTCGAGCATGCGATGCGAGAACTCCGGGTAGTCCGCCGGGCCGACGTCAGGGAAGAGCGTGCGCTGGAACGTTGGCGCCGCCGTCACCAGGGACAGCAGGTAGCGGGGACCGAGGAGAAACAGGACAGTGGGCTCGGCGGTCCGGGCCGTGGCGCGCTGGGGGCGCAGGCCGACGATGGTGTCGGCGCCGACGTGCTCTCCCGCTCCGACCGTTCCCACCGGCCGCCCGCCGCGGGTCAGGGCCAGCGAGCCGCTGAGCACGACGACGAACCACCAGTCGGAGTGGTCCTCCCGCAGGATGACCTCCCCCGGCTCGACCTGCACCAGGTCCCCCCACCGGGCCAGCCGGCCCAGCTGGCGGCGGTCACACCCGGCGAAGACCCCGAGCTGGCCCAGCTGGCGCTGCAGCTGGAGCCGGAGGAGCGGAGTGGGCCGGCCCAGGGCGAAACGGGGCCGGCCGCGTGCCCCCGCCGTCCTCACCTGCGGAGCCGCCACCGTCGGGACCCCCAGTCCTCCCGGCTCCCCGGTGCCGGTGGTCGCGAGTATTGCGCCCCTACGCTCGGCCAGTGCGACCACGCCTCGGCATCCGGCGCCCGGCGCTTGCCACGGTCGGGGCGCTCCTGGCCCTGGCGGGATGCTCGGGGGCCGCGTCGAGCCGCGGTTCGGGTGGCCCGACGGGAGCACGGGGCACCACCGGCTCGGGCGCCCCTACCGCGGCGCAGCGGGCGGCCGTGGCGGCGGGGGCATCGGCCGCCCTCACCGACTCCGCCGGGATCGAGTGGCTGTGCCGGCCCGGCCGGTCCCCCGAACCCTGCCGCTCCGACCTCAGCGCCGTCGTCATCCCCGCCTCGGGCCCGTCCCACGTCCAGCGCACCGCCCTGCCCGCCGATGCACCGGTCGACTGCTTCTACGTGTACCCGACGGTCAGCTCCCAGAAGACCGCCGTGGCCGACCTGCACGTCGACCCGGCCGAGACCTTCGTCGCGACCACGCAGGCGTCGCGGTTCTCCCAGGTGTGCCGGGTCTACGCGCCGATGTACCGGCAGCTGACCGATTCGGCCATCCTCAGCCTCTCCGCCCTCACCGCCGCCAACTCCGCCACCGCGTACCACTACGTCGAAGCGGCGTGGACCGACTACCTGGCCCACTACAACCACGGCCGCGGTGTCGTCCTGATCGGGCACTCGCAGGGGGCGGCCATGGTCACCGCCCTGCTGCGGCGCATGGTGGACGGCAATCCCGCCGTCCGCCGCCGGCTCGTGTCGGCCATCGTCCTCGGTGGCAACGTGACGGTGCCGACGGGCCGAACGGTGGGCGGCAGCTTTGCCCACATCCCGGCGTGCACATCGAGCACCGAGACCGGATGCGTGATCGCCTACTCGACGTTCTCCCAGGCCCCGCCGGCGGGCAGCCTGTTCGGCCGCCCCGGGATCGGCGTCAGCTTCCAGGTCAGCCTCCTGCCGGACGCTCCCGGTGAGCCCCATCTTCCCCCCGCGGCCCTCCAGGTCCTCTGCGTCAATCCCGCCGCGCCGGGAGGGGGGACGGCGGACCTCGACCCCTACTTCCCGAGCGGTGCCTCGGCTCCCTGGACCACCGATCCCGGCCTTTACCAGGCCCGGTGCACGAGCGCCAACGGCGCCACCTGGCTGCAGGTGACGGCCCCGGTCACCCCGGGGGACCACCGCCCCGTGGTCGGTCAGACCCTCGGGCCGCTGTGGGGCCTGCACCAGGTGGACGTCAACATCGCTCTCGGCGATCTGGTCAACCTGGTGCAGCGGGAGTCCGGCGCCTACCGGAGCGACCGGGCCCGCTGACCGGCCGGCGTCAGTCCCGGAAGTGCGGGAGCGTCACCGACGACAGGCGGCCGGGGGAGTGGTGCACGGCCTGGTCGGCGGGCCGGAGCGTCGTCCCCGTCGCCACCGGCTCCCCGGTCCCGAGATTGCGGGCGTAGACGGGATGCGAGCCGCTGGCGACCTGCACGCGCAGCCGGTGGCCGGGGGCAAAGCGGTGCCCCGCCGGCCACAGCGCCACCTCGGCCCGGAAGGTGCCGTCCCCGGCGCGCCGGATGGTGTCCGGGCCGAACCGCTGCAGCCCGTCGCACACGTTGACCGAGCGCCCATCGGGCCACACGTCGCACAGGCGCACGAAGAAGTCGGTGTGCTCGACGCTGGACTCCACGGACAGCTCGGCGCTGACCGGGCCCAGGACGACGAGCGGATCGGTCAGCACCGGCGACGTGTAGACCAGCACGTCGGGGCGCGCCTCGAGATCGCGGTTGTCGACCGCGCCCCCGGTGAGCATCCCGATGCCGCCCACCGCGGGCGTGGGGTCGGCCGGGTCGTACCGGTAGCGGTCGGGCCCGGACGGGGCCGGCGGCGGCTGCGTCGACAGGGCGCCGTCGCCGTGCAGATACCACGGGGTGGGGGCCGACGGAGGGGGCCAGGAGTCGAGGTGGCGCCAGGAGCCGCCTTCGCCCTGGATGTGGACGCTCACCGGGCGGGGGTCGAGCAGGCCCTCTTCGCCGCGCAGCCAGGTGTCGAACCAGGCCAGGGGCGCGTCGGTCATCCCGCCCTCGCCCCCGCCGCCGAGATGGCCGCCGGCGCCGATGCGCAGCTGCACCGGCGCGCCCGATCGGCTGAGGGCCACGTAGTCGTCGACGACGCCGGGCAGGGGATAGTCGTGCCAGCCGTCGACGAGCAGCGTCGGCACGGTCCAGTCGGCCAGCAGCGGGCGGTAGTCGAGGGGCGCCCAGTGGGGGTCGTGCAGGTCGGCGTGGGCCATCTGC encodes:
- a CDS encoding enolase C-terminal domain-like protein, which codes for MDAPEVTAVSAEVYEIPTDQPEADGTLAWNSTILVLARVAAGDVEGLGWTYAGAGSATVIEEKLAAVVTGSDPMDVPSVNEAMARACRNLGRPGLVACAISAVDTAAWDLKARLMGVPLADLFGRCCPAVPIYGSGGFTTYDDDTTRAQLERWVGEWRIPRVKIKIGESWGTRPGRDLHRVDLTRRTVGSDVEVYVDANGGYTRKQAVRMGRRMEEDSGVVWFEEPVSSDDLTGLAHIRAACGLDVAAGEYGYHLPYFAQMVDAGAVDCLQVDVTRCGGYTDWLRAAALAAGHGLQVSGHCAPNLHAPVAIAVANLRHLEYFHDHHRIENMLFDGALDPSGGDLVPRSDGPGHGLTLKAADAERYRKG
- a CDS encoding nitroreductase family deazaflavin-dependent oxidoreductase is translated as MPDRYLRPSWFTKRIFNGAVASLARVGVSVMGSRILTVRGRTTGADRSIPVNLLTYGGQRYLVAPRGTTQWVRNLRAAGEGRLRVGRRVEAFRADEVPDDEKTEILRAYLRRWRFEVGAFFQGVGPKSPDGELRRIAPDHPVFRVTGGSR
- a CDS encoding cyclic nucleotide-binding domain-containing protein, which produces MAAPQVRTAGARGRPRFALGRPTPLLRLQLQRQLGQLGVFAGCDRRQLGRLARWGDLVQVEPGEVILREDHSDWWFVVVLSGSLALTRGGRPVGTVGAGEHVGADTIVGLRPQRATARTAEPTVLFLLGPRYLLSLVTAAPTFQRTLFPDVGPADYPEFSHRMLEQGRAEWHRVGLPPGWSRRGPAAEKRRPAGVWPVTSPRPGRILTLRDAVAVITCATAGQESPAAPGRAPVRRLSPWWRRGAAAGAGALTLVALIAYHPPVAVVTAGRPLDVVSDIAISGVPTHPADGHYLLLWISVSRPDLAGTVAAFLTGRTTVSAGPALSASQEAAAERIGRRQYLASRGTAVAAAIRLAGLDPRRVRVRIRDRGLTGPSAGLVYALAVSDLLGRDLAHGRAVAATGTLDPAGQVGAVGWVVIKATGAAGAGASVLLVPQGEAGGVLGSGYRGPVLVVSSLAQAEAALTATRP
- a CDS encoding DUF3089 domain-containing protein; translation: MRPRLGIRRPALATVGALLALAGCSGAASSRGSGGPTGARGTTGSGAPTAAQRAAVAAGASAALTDSAGIEWLCRPGRSPEPCRSDLSAVVIPASGPSHVQRTALPADAPVDCFYVYPTVSSQKTAVADLHVDPAETFVATTQASRFSQVCRVYAPMYRQLTDSAILSLSALTAANSATAYHYVEAAWTDYLAHYNHGRGVVLIGHSQGAAMVTALLRRMVDGNPAVRRRLVSAIVLGGNVTVPTGRTVGGSFAHIPACTSSTETGCVIAYSTFSQAPPAGSLFGRPGIGVSFQVSLLPDAPGEPHLPPAALQVLCVNPAAPGGGTADLDPYFPSGASAPWTTDPGLYQARCTSANGATWLQVTAPVTPGDHRPVVGQTLGPLWGLHQVDVNIALGDLVNLVQRESGAYRSDRAR
- a CDS encoding CocE/NonD family hydrolase produces the protein MRARSNEVEIERDVKVTASDGTVLLTDVYHPVGVDDAPVILERTPYGRRAVSAFMAPELAGRGYRYLVQACRGTDGSGGSHSYFAEAGDGRDTADWITEQAWFNGSLGTFGASYMGFTQWALASTRPPYLKAMAVALSASTRAFSWYPGGSLALEVILPWDAGATQFNQPTDTHASTDVSPEAVERRMAALRAGFDHLPLGDALRAVTGVDLPLYREQMAHADLHDPHWAPLDYRPLLADWTVPTLLVDGWHDYPLPGVVDDYVALSRSGAPVQLRIGAGGHLGGGGEGGMTDAPLAWFDTWLRGEEGLLDPRPVSVHIQGEGGSWRHLDSWPPPSAPTPWYLHGDGALSTQPPPAPSGPDRYRYDPADPTPAVGGIGMLTGGAVDNRDLEARPDVLVYTSPVLTDPLVVLGPVSAELSVESSVEHTDFFVRLCDVWPDGRSVNVCDGLQRFGPDTIRRAGDGTFRAEVALWPAGHRFAPGHRLRVQVASGSHPVYARNLGTGEPVATGTTLRPADQAVHHSPGRLSSVTLPHFRD